ACCCGGTCGAGCACCCAGTCGACGACCAGCGGCGGGGTGTAGAACGACCCGCTCCCGACCCGGTCGGCGGCCCGCTCGGCCAGCAGCGACTCGTGCACCGCGCCCAGGTGCGCGGCGGCCGCCGGGTCACGCCACGGGGCGAGAGCGGGGTCCTCGTCACCGCCATCGTCGGCGGCATCGTCGCCGGCATCGTCGGCGGCCGGTCGGAGACCGTGGGCGGCCGCCACCGTCGCGAGCACCGCGTCCCATCCGGCGACCCGCACCGCCTCCCGCAGGTCCTCCACGGTGCGACCCTAGAACGTCCGTGTTATAGTCACAGTGACTACAAACGAGGAGCCGCCCGATGAGCACCGCCTCCACCTCGCCCAGCCTGCTGACCGACCGCTACGAGCTGACCATGCTCACGTCGTTCGTCACCGACGGCACGGTCGACCACCCGGCCGTCTTCGAGGCCTTCGCCCGCCGTCTCCCCGAGGGTCGCAGGTACGGCGTCCTCGGCGGCCTGGGCCGACTGCTGCCGCTGATCGAGGCCTTCTGCTTCGAGCCCGACGAGGTCGACTGGCTGCTCGCCGAGGGCGTGGTCAACGAGCCGACCGCCGCCTACCTGCGCGACTTCCGGTTCCGCGGCGACATCGACGCCTACCCCGAGGGCGAGCTCTACTTCCCGGGCAGCCCGGTCCTCACCGTGCGCGGCACCCTCGGCGAGTGCGTGATGCTCGAGACGCTGATCCTCAGCGTCCTCAACCACGACAGCGCCATCGCCTCAGCCGCGGCCCGCATGGTCACCGCCGCCGGCGGCCGGTCCGGTCGACCGCTGGTCGAGATGGGCAGCCGGCGCACCCACGAGGAGGCCGCGGTCGCGGTCGCGCGGGCGGCGTACGTCGCCGGCTTCGCCTCGACCAGCAACCTGGCCGCCGGCCGGCGCCACGGCGTGCCCACCGTCGGCACGGCCGCGCACGCCTTCACCCTGGCCCACCGCACCGAGGTCGAGGCGTTCCGCAGCCAGGTCGCCGCGCAGGGCGCCGGCACCACGCTGCTGGTCGACACCTACGACATCGCCCAGGGCATCCGCAACGCCGTCGAGGTCGCCGGTCCCGGGCTCGGCGCGGTCCGCATCGACTCCGGCGACCTGGCCGACGAGTCGGCGGCCGCGCGGGCCCTGCTCGACGAGCTCGGCGCGACGCACACGCGGATCACCGTCACCAGCGACCTCGACGAGTACGTCATCGCCGCCCTGGCCGACGCCCCGATCGACGGCTACGGCGTCGGCACCCGGGTCGCGACCGGCTCGGGGCACCCCACCGCGCAGATGGTCTACAAGCTGGTCGCGGTGGGCGACGAGCCCGGCGGCGCCCTGCGCCCGGTCGCGAAGAAGTCGCACGACAAGATCTCCGTCGGTGGCCGCAAGACCGCCTACCGCACCCACGACGAGGCCGGCCTGATCGTCTCCGAGGCCTTCACCACCGACACCACCGACACCACCGACAACACGCCCCTCGACGGCACGCCGCTCCAGGTGTCCGTCGTCCGCGGCGGCCGGGTCGTCCACACGCCCACGCTCGACGAGATC
The Nocardioides plantarum genome window above contains:
- a CDS encoding nicotinate phosphoribosyltransferase — encoded protein: MSTASTSPSLLTDRYELTMLTSFVTDGTVDHPAVFEAFARRLPEGRRYGVLGGLGRLLPLIEAFCFEPDEVDWLLAEGVVNEPTAAYLRDFRFRGDIDAYPEGELYFPGSPVLTVRGTLGECVMLETLILSVLNHDSAIASAAARMVTAAGGRSGRPLVEMGSRRTHEEAAVAVARAAYVAGFASTSNLAAGRRHGVPTVGTAAHAFTLAHRTEVEAFRSQVAAQGAGTTLLVDTYDIAQGIRNAVEVAGPGLGAVRIDSGDLADESAAARALLDELGATHTRITVTSDLDEYVIAALADAPIDGYGVGTRVATGSGHPTAQMVYKLVAVGDEPGGALRPVAKKSHDKISVGGRKTAYRTHDEAGLIVSEAFTTDTTDTTDNTPLDGTPLQVSVVRGGRVVHTPTLDEIRDHCAAALATLPPTALAITGGSAHLKVQAAPQPEGAPR